The Nicotiana tabacum cultivar K326 chromosome 14, ASM71507v2, whole genome shotgun sequence genome contains a region encoding:
- the LOC142168842 gene encoding uncharacterized protein LOC142168842, producing MSNVNDNNHQMEGTPVSSPQGTSRNSREASPERSTTHNNEQHGNEQIVEQDAAFVRGLPVVTPTPLLNNIATVKIPQSGFVNSGNGGTPNESRDGRPGVDFDKYLQQPWKPSADPLPIPKKFKMLDIPKYDGTTDPRDHVTTFTTGVKSNNLTKQDIESVLVKKFGETLTKGALTWYSLLPKNSIDSFDELADLFIKAHSGAQKVEKRMEDIFKVNQGDTKLLREFVDRFQRERILLPRVPDNWVAMAFASNLNEKSSEAMRRLKESLREFPATTWDDVYNSEKGKQAYIKNRQEPPKPLSPKRTVNVINGGEEVNGVTYTTARKITKFTITHGKRTRQTLEGGNITFDDADTDGLMIPHNDALVISLLIPDTNVKRVLIDPGNSENIILLRVVNEILMGDHVVPKSHSLFGFDNSTVVTKGEIELSIYAEGVIKETNFQVIDTDMAYNVILGRSWIHAMDVVPSTLHQVIKFPSKWGI from the exons ATGTCGAATGTCAATGACAACAACCATCAGATGGAAGGAACTCCAGTTTCGTCACCTCAAGGAACCTCACGCAATTCAAGAGAAGCATCACCAGAAAGATCCACTACTCATAACAATGAACAACATGGAAATGAACAAATTGTCGAGCAGGATGCT GCTTTCGTGAGGGGACTACCAGTTGTGACACCCACACCTCTACTAAACAATATTGCAACTGTGAAAATTCCACAGTCAGGGTTTGTTAATTCTGGAAACGGAGGAACTCCCAACGAGTCACGTGATGGGAGACCAG GAGTTGATTTCGACAAATATTTACAACAACCATGGAAACCAAGCGCAGATCCATTACcaattcccaaaaaattcaaaatgcttGACATCCCAAAATACGATGGAACGACCGATCCACGTGACCACGTTACTACATTCACCACGGGAGTAAAAAGCAATAATTTAACCAAGCAGGATATTGAATCTGTGCTGGtcaaaaagtttggggaaacacttACTAAAGGAGCGTTAACATGGTACTCTCttttacctaaaaattctattgaCTCTTTTGATGAGCTTGCAGATctatttataaaagcacactcGGGTGCACAAAAAGTTGAAAAGAGAATGGAGGATATATTCAAAGTAAACCAAGGAGATACAAAATTACTTCGAGAATTCGTAGacagattccaacgtgaaagaatatTGCTACCAAGAGTACCTGATAATTGGGTAGCCATGGCATTTGCAAGCAATTTAAATGAGAAAAGTTCAGAAGCTATGAGGAGGCTTAAAGAGAGCCTACGAGAATTCCCTGCCACGACATGGGATGATGTCTATAATAG CGAGAAAGGCAAACAAGCTTACATAAAAAATAGGCAAGAGCCCCCAAAACCTCTGTCTCCAAAGAGAACAGTAAATGTGATAAACGGCGGAGAAGAAGTCAACGGCGTAACCTATACAACTGCGAGAAAAATAACAAAGTTCACAATAACTCACGGGAAGCGAACTCGCCAAACTCTGGAAGGCGGTAACATAACCTTTGATGATGCAGATACCGATGGATTAATGattcctcacaacgatgcactggtaatatctttacttatacCTGATACTAacgtaaaacgagttttgattgacccaGGTAACTCCGAGAACATCATTCTATTACGAGTGGTGAACGAAATACTGATGGGCGATCATGTAGTTCCAAAATCACATTCCTTATTTGGGTTTGATAACTCAACCGTTGTTACAAAGGGTGAGATTGAACTAAGCATATACGCAGAAGGGGTCATCAAAGAAACaaattttcaagtgatagacacGGATATGGCCTATAATGTGATTCTTGGGAGGTCGTGGATTCATGCTATGGATGTTGTGCCATCCACATTACATCAGGTTATCAAATTCCCTTCAAAATGGGGAATTTAA